A single region of the Oleispira antarctica RB-8 genome encodes:
- the miaB gene encoding TRNA-i(6)A37 thiotransferase enzyme, whose protein sequence is MAKKLFIKTHGCQMNEYDSSRMADMLGESHEMELTENESEADVILLNTCSIREKAQERVFHQLGRWKHLKEKNPDLIIGVGGCVASQEGKAIMHRAPVVDMVFGPQTLHRLPDMVNKSANHEKVVDISFPEIEKFDHLPAPKVEGASAFVSIMEGCSKYCSFCVVPYTRGEEVSRPLHDVLKEVEAIAAQGVREVNLLGQNVNAYRGGVFTGAVAAASANTNGLGVIISDAQGNDINNTGDAEDYADLAELITRVADIDGIDRIRFTTSHPMEFSDSLIDVYAEVPELVSHLHLPVQSGSDKILSAMKRGHGRDEYIAKVKRVQQIRPDLCMSSDFIIGFPGESDQDFQDTMDLIAEIGFDMSFSFIYSARPGTPASDLEDETPESVKKQRLHILQDRINQQAQDIARKMVGKTETILVTGKAKKHEGQLQGRTENNRVVNFMSDDLSLINKFVKVTVEESLRNSLRGSVVDPELAY, encoded by the coding sequence ATGGCTAAGAAGCTATTTATAAAAACCCACGGTTGTCAGATGAACGAATACGATTCGTCTCGCATGGCTGATATGTTGGGTGAAAGCCATGAGATGGAACTCACTGAGAATGAATCTGAAGCCGATGTTATCCTGCTGAATACCTGCTCTATCCGCGAAAAAGCGCAAGAAAGAGTATTCCACCAGCTAGGTCGCTGGAAGCATCTTAAAGAGAAAAATCCAGACCTTATCATTGGCGTTGGCGGCTGTGTGGCAAGCCAAGAAGGCAAAGCGATTATGCATCGTGCGCCCGTGGTTGATATGGTCTTTGGTCCTCAGACATTGCACCGTTTACCTGATATGGTAAATAAGTCAGCCAATCATGAAAAGGTCGTTGATATTTCGTTCCCAGAGATCGAAAAATTTGACCACCTGCCCGCTCCTAAAGTAGAAGGCGCAAGCGCATTTGTTTCTATTATGGAAGGCTGCTCTAAGTACTGCTCGTTCTGCGTTGTGCCTTATACGCGTGGCGAAGAAGTTAGCCGCCCGTTACATGATGTATTGAAAGAAGTAGAAGCCATCGCCGCTCAAGGCGTGCGTGAAGTAAACCTACTGGGCCAAAACGTAAACGCGTATCGTGGTGGTGTTTTCACGGGTGCTGTTGCAGCCGCTTCGGCCAATACCAATGGCCTAGGCGTGATCATCTCTGATGCGCAAGGTAACGACATCAATAATACCGGTGATGCAGAAGACTACGCTGATTTAGCCGAGCTAATTACCCGCGTTGCTGATATCGACGGCATCGACCGCATTCGCTTCACGACCTCACACCCAATGGAGTTCAGCGATAGCTTAATCGATGTTTACGCGGAAGTGCCTGAATTGGTAAGTCATTTACACCTGCCAGTACAAAGTGGTTCCGACAAGATCCTAAGCGCAATGAAGCGTGGCCACGGCCGCGACGAGTACATTGCTAAAGTGAAGCGCGTTCAACAGATTCGCCCTGACTTATGCATGTCGTCTGATTTTATCATCGGCTTCCCAGGTGAAAGTGATCAAGACTTCCAAGATACAATGGATTTAATTGCTGAAATTGGCTTCGATATGTCCTTCAGCTTTATCTACAGCGCACGGCCAGGCACACCGGCTTCAGACCTTGAAGACGAAACCCCTGAAAGTGTGAAGAAACAACGTCTGCATATTCTTCAAGATCGCATCAACCAACAAGCTCAAGACATTGCACGCAAGATGGTTGGCAAGACAGAGACGATTTTGGTAACGGGTAAAGCAAAGAAGCACGAAGGACAATTACAAGGTCGTACCGAAAATAACCGCGTAGTAAACTTCATGTCTGACGACTTAAGCCTAATCAACAAGTTCGTTAAAGTGACTGTCGAAGAATCCTTGCGCAACAGCTTGCGCGGCTCGGTTGTTGATCCTGAACTAGCCTACTAA
- a CDS encoding Histidine kinase, with protein MILVISPTALLHAEYSEELFPQTLKKWKFVADKGMRDYSVLNIDAALWQPINVGELLPQKYNASVYGWYKTEFLVEASTVERPAIFIESIRGSDEVWLNDQLIGQKGKLHSPWELLTTQPQSLPRLYLIKKEWLKPDENTLIIKINTGIGHSWGAMFPGGTGITGKVVYGDKDDLTPLYYEKTNRIIALDMMFIILGLVDVFIILILLKKTIRPFPEFKWLLLGSCLMMLGAAGHDIFFVYELSIIPGGLSLFISLLFVPYVNGLYFWSQNKDVSVTIVSIISVVFLIITFTLLIPGVILSLKDILWQVWASFAALFFSYSLYSAIVRVRLNKIGSISQLIGVVIYIFSIRSQWIPFESYDHRNIQIGSLFFRYAILIAYFQQIFSMRLSYKVLSQKMLSISEMTRQEVARELHDNIGQYLASAKLQLGLVKKTQDPKHFQLLNNELDDALVGMRRTIAGLHYFPLENDGLRKTLLNYCLSLESKNNIQVNIDMNADNRFNHPVHSKQELNFHHNVFRVIQELAQNSIQHGHATELSIYFKCDKYYIMIVVQDNGCGFDHEKNLATSDTGGFGFISVKERIAILDGYLNIVSSVGQGTKADIRIPFY; from the coding sequence GTGATACTTGTTATCAGTCCAACGGCACTATTACATGCCGAATATTCAGAAGAATTATTCCCGCAGACACTGAAAAAATGGAAGTTTGTAGCAGATAAGGGTATGCGTGATTATTCGGTATTAAATATTGATGCCGCTCTTTGGCAGCCGATTAACGTTGGTGAGCTATTACCGCAAAAATATAATGCTAGCGTTTATGGCTGGTACAAAACAGAATTTTTAGTTGAGGCGAGCACTGTTGAAAGGCCTGCAATTTTTATCGAGTCAATACGGGGTTCAGACGAAGTCTGGTTAAATGATCAATTAATAGGACAAAAAGGTAAGCTACATTCCCCTTGGGAATTATTAACAACCCAGCCCCAAAGCTTGCCGCGTCTTTATCTTATAAAAAAAGAATGGCTTAAACCTGATGAAAATACGTTAATTATAAAAATTAATACCGGTATTGGACACTCTTGGGGTGCCATGTTTCCTGGAGGTACAGGTATAACAGGAAAGGTTGTTTATGGGGATAAAGACGATTTAACCCCTTTGTATTATGAAAAAACGAATCGTATTATCGCTCTTGATATGATGTTTATAATTCTTGGTTTGGTGGATGTTTTTATAATTCTTATATTATTAAAAAAGACCATTCGACCCTTTCCAGAATTCAAATGGTTATTGCTAGGAAGTTGTTTGATGATGCTCGGTGCTGCAGGGCACGATATCTTCTTTGTCTATGAACTCAGTATTATTCCGGGGGGATTATCTTTATTCATAAGTTTATTATTTGTTCCTTATGTCAACGGACTGTACTTTTGGTCACAAAATAAAGATGTCTCGGTCACCATTGTTAGTATTATTAGCGTTGTTTTTTTAATCATTACTTTTACTCTATTAATTCCTGGTGTGATCTTATCGTTAAAAGACATCCTATGGCAGGTATGGGCATCTTTTGCTGCTTTATTTTTTTCCTATTCTTTATACAGTGCAATTGTAAGGGTTAGGTTAAATAAAATAGGCAGTATCTCTCAGTTAATAGGCGTTGTGATTTACATTTTCTCTATAAGGAGCCAATGGATACCGTTTGAATCTTACGATCATAGAAATATTCAAATAGGCAGCCTGTTTTTTCGTTATGCAATTTTGATCGCTTATTTTCAGCAGATATTTTCTATGCGGCTTTCATATAAAGTATTATCGCAGAAAATGCTGTCTATCTCTGAAATGACACGGCAAGAGGTCGCTCGTGAATTACACGATAATATCGGACAGTATTTGGCTTCAGCAAAACTACAATTAGGTTTAGTGAAAAAGACACAAGATCCTAAGCACTTTCAGCTACTTAATAATGAGCTAGACGATGCTTTAGTTGGCATGCGTAGAACTATTGCAGGATTGCATTACTTTCCACTGGAAAACGATGGTTTAAGAAAAACATTGTTAAATTATTGTTTATCTCTAGAAAGTAAAAATAACATACAGGTCAATATCGATATGAATGCTGATAATCGATTTAATCATCCTGTTCACAGTAAGCAAGAGCTAAACTTTCATCATAATGTGTTTAGAGTTATACAAGAGCTGGCTCAAAACTCAATACAGCATGGACATGCGACAGAGCTGAGTATTTATTTTAAGTGTGATAAATATTATATAATGATCGTTGTGCAGGATAATGGCTGTGGGTTTGATCATGAAAAAAACTTAGCAACCTCTGATACTGGAGGCTTCGGGTTTATAAGTGTAAAAGAAAGAATTGCAATACTCGATGGTTATCTCAATATTGTCAGTTCGGTTGGGCAGGGGACTAAAGCAGACATTCGAATTCCTTTTTATTAA
- the ahpC gene encoding Peroxiredoxin: protein MINTQIKPFNASAFKQGEFVEISEKDVLGKWAVFFFYPADFTFVCPTELGDLADHYAELQKRGVEVFSVSTDTHFAHKAWHDSSDTIGKINYFMVGDQAGNITNNFNVMREGQGLADRATFLIDPEGTIQAMEITAEGIGRDAEDLLRKVKAAQYVAAHPGEVCPAKWKEGEETLAPSLDLVGKI from the coding sequence ATGATCAATACTCAAATCAAACCTTTCAACGCTTCTGCTTTTAAACAAGGCGAGTTCGTAGAAATTTCTGAAAAAGACGTATTAGGTAAATGGGCAGTCTTCTTCTTCTACCCTGCTGACTTCACGTTCGTTTGCCCTACTGAACTAGGTGACCTTGCGGACCATTACGCAGAACTACAGAAGCGTGGCGTAGAAGTATTCTCAGTCTCGACTGATACTCACTTCGCTCACAAAGCATGGCACGACAGCTCTGATACTATCGGCAAAATCAACTACTTCATGGTAGGCGACCAAGCTGGCAACATCACGAATAACTTCAATGTGATGCGTGAAGGTCAAGGCCTTGCAGATCGCGCTACATTCTTGATCGATCCAGAAGGCACGATCCAAGCAATGGAAATCACTGCTGAAGGTATCGGCCGTGACGCTGAAGACCTACTGCGTAAAGTGAAAGCCGCTCAGTATGTTGCAGCTCACCCAGGTGAAGTTTGCCCAGCTAAATGGAAAGAAGG
- a CDS encoding HPP family protein: MNVIKKLRGEGSALPPKPSIRNIVLAGIGGFITIAILAGLNASLVATLILGSFGASCVLVFGFPDAPFSQPRNVVAGHFLSSLIGLLCLTLFGAEWWSVSIAVGLAISLMMLTRTVHPPAGSNPVIVFLAQPGWDFLYLPTLSGAVIIILIALVYNNISRKERYPKYW, encoded by the coding sequence ATGAATGTCATAAAGAAGCTGCGCGGAGAAGGCTCTGCACTACCACCAAAGCCTTCGATAAGAAATATTGTATTGGCAGGAATAGGAGGTTTTATCACCATTGCCATATTAGCCGGGTTGAATGCAAGTTTGGTCGCGACACTGATTTTAGGTTCTTTCGGTGCTTCTTGTGTTTTGGTATTTGGCTTTCCCGATGCGCCTTTCTCACAGCCGCGTAACGTAGTAGCGGGCCACTTCCTATCCTCTTTAATCGGCTTATTATGCCTGACCTTATTCGGTGCTGAATGGTGGTCGGTAAGCATTGCTGTTGGCTTAGCCATTTCATTAATGATGCTAACCCGCACAGTTCACCCACCTGCTGGCTCAAATCCTGTGATTGTCTTTTTAGCACAACCAGGCTGGGATTTTTTGTACCTACCGACACTAAGTGGTGCCGTTATTATTATTTTGATCGCTCTGGTTTATAACAATATTAGCCGCAAAGAACGTTATCCTAAATATTGGTGA
- a CDS encoding Transcriptional regulator, TetR family protein, translated as MNRPRRSEHTREALIIAGIEQLSEHGYHGTGIKQILDEVNVPKGSFYNFFASKEAFVAEVIGHYSRDLLNQLSEFMTGEGKTLTPIEQLRTIYRYSLKQYASHEFKKSCLVGSIATEISAESEMCRIELEAAMKQWLIFFSAIFEQAQIQQLVRDDISPTDMAAVYWAAWEGALIKMKMSADTQPVKKIMELMIETLLKK; from the coding sequence ATGAATAGACCAAGACGCAGCGAACATACCCGAGAAGCCTTAATTATCGCCGGAATTGAGCAGTTGTCCGAGCACGGCTATCACGGTACGGGTATCAAGCAGATATTGGATGAAGTCAATGTACCTAAAGGCTCCTTCTATAACTTTTTTGCCAGTAAAGAAGCGTTTGTTGCTGAGGTGATTGGGCATTACAGCCGCGATTTGTTAAATCAGCTGTCTGAGTTTATGACGGGGGAGGGCAAGACACTAACGCCTATCGAGCAGTTGCGGACGATTTATCGCTACAGCTTAAAGCAGTATGCCAGCCATGAGTTTAAGAAGTCTTGTTTGGTGGGATCTATTGCTACTGAAATTTCAGCTGAAAGTGAAATGTGTCGCATTGAATTAGAAGCCGCGATGAAGCAGTGGTTAATCTTTTTTAGTGCTATTTTTGAGCAGGCTCAAATTCAGCAGTTAGTCCGTGACGACATTAGCCCTACCGATATGGCGGCGGTGTATTGGGCAGCTTGGGAGGGGGCATTAATTAAAATGAAAATGTCAGCGGATACCCAACCGGTTAAAAAAATTATGGAATTGATGATTGAGACACTGCTTAAAAAATAG
- a CDS encoding PhoH family protein, with protein sequence MSDELAVLNEEQSEEHANSENSSNGDANQSAKHGITFRVEPEDVKRLANLCGQLDCHIKQIANHFKLKIYNRGARFQIEGDLGKADAVKNLINRLYRETHNGTEITPDLIHLLLREAKAEHSYNRKRSSPKHDEANVIKTPRMMIQARGDHQQGYLKTIRENVLNFGVGPAGTGKTYLAVACAVEALMRDEVSRILLVRPAVEAGEKLGFLPGDLSQKIDPYLRPLYDALNDMLGSEQVEKLIERNVIEVAPLAYMRGRTLSHCYVILDESQNTTREQMKMFLTRIGFGSKAVVTGDITQVDLPRGIQSGLRHVLDVLEGVEGIGLTRFANSDVVRHPMVQKVVDAYDKFETAEKKRKDAKYAEEKRIALEQSAQLQATHAILTSGSLPEENK encoded by the coding sequence TTGAGCGATGAACTAGCAGTCCTAAACGAAGAGCAAAGTGAAGAGCATGCTAACTCTGAAAATAGCAGCAATGGCGACGCTAATCAGAGCGCCAAACATGGCATCACCTTCCGCGTAGAACCAGAAGATGTTAAACGCCTCGCTAACTTATGTGGCCAACTCGACTGCCATATCAAACAAATCGCCAACCACTTCAAGCTGAAGATCTATAACCGCGGCGCTCGCTTTCAAATAGAAGGCGACCTAGGCAAAGCAGACGCGGTTAAAAACCTCATCAATCGCCTGTACCGCGAAACTCATAATGGCACAGAAATAACACCCGATCTGATTCACCTGTTATTGCGAGAAGCCAAAGCTGAGCACTCCTATAACCGCAAAAGATCCAGTCCTAAGCACGACGAAGCCAATGTGATAAAAACTCCGCGTATGATGATTCAAGCACGCGGCGATCATCAGCAAGGCTATCTGAAAACCATTCGTGAAAACGTCCTTAACTTTGGTGTTGGCCCTGCCGGAACGGGTAAAACCTATCTTGCGGTTGCTTGTGCCGTAGAAGCGTTAATGCGTGACGAAGTCAGTCGTATTTTATTAGTACGCCCCGCCGTAGAAGCCGGTGAAAAACTTGGATTTTTACCGGGTGATTTATCACAAAAAATCGATCCCTATTTACGACCCTTGTACGATGCCCTCAACGACATGTTGGGTAGCGAACAAGTTGAAAAACTGATTGAACGTAACGTGATTGAAGTTGCGCCCTTAGCATACATGCGCGGCCGAACGCTCAGCCATTGCTATGTTATTCTCGACGAAAGCCAAAATACGACACGCGAACAAATGAAAATGTTTTTAACTCGTATTGGCTTTGGCTCTAAAGCGGTAGTGACTGGGGATATTACCCAAGTCGATTTACCTCGTGGTATTCAATCAGGCTTGCGTCACGTACTCGACGTATTAGAAGGCGTCGAAGGCATCGGGCTAACCCGCTTTGCCAACTCAGACGTTGTACGTCACCCCATGGTTCAAAAAGTCGTCGACGCCTACGACAAGTTTGAAACCGCCGAGAAAAAACGCAAAGACGCTAAATACGCAGAAGAAAAGCGCATCGCTCTAGAGCAAAGCGCACAACTGCAAGCGACCCATGCAATTTTAACCTCAGGCTCTCTGCCTGAAGAAAACAAATAA
- a CDS encoding Transcriptional regulator, TetR family: MVDKSVYSCQHSITSIKIVLRTDMSSKRQLLISTAFKLFYKKGIHAVGINEILAESGVAKKTLYNHFSSKEALLLAVLQYRDEIYCQWLQSEFDKADRGVAKIDALFSALDNWFNDRTQVLALFHGCFFINVSAEYGELNSLIHQQCIHHKIRVESIIREAVKTLTEDPERIAEITQTLCYLKEGATVKAHVQGDKKSALNAREIAIKIIS; the protein is encoded by the coding sequence ATGGTAGACAAGTCTGTATACTCATGTCAACATTCGATTACTTCCATAAAGATTGTGTTGAGGACTGATATGTCATCGAAACGCCAGCTATTGATCAGTACTGCTTTTAAACTGTTTTATAAAAAGGGGATTCACGCAGTAGGGATCAATGAAATTCTTGCAGAGTCAGGGGTCGCTAAGAAAACTTTATATAATCATTTTTCGAGTAAAGAGGCATTATTATTGGCGGTGCTGCAATATCGTGATGAAATTTATTGTCAGTGGCTGCAAAGTGAGTTTGATAAAGCGGATAGGGGGGTGGCAAAAATTGATGCGTTATTCAGTGCGCTGGATAATTGGTTCAACGATCGCACACAAGTATTGGCTCTTTTTCATGGTTGTTTTTTTATTAACGTCAGTGCCGAATACGGTGAATTGAACAGTCTTATACATCAGCAATGCATTCATCACAAAATACGCGTTGAAAGTATTATTCGGGAAGCGGTAAAAACACTAACAGAAGACCCTGAGCGTATTGCAGAAATCACCCAAACATTGTGTTATTTGAAAGAAGGCGCAACCGTTAAGGCGCATGTTCAAGGTGATAAAAAATCGGCGCTTAACGCTCGAGAGATCGCGATAAAGATTATCAGTTAA
- a CDS encoding NADH oxidase encodes MTTSVSVPLGSSFALKKGQEIKNRLFKSAMSEQLGTREHNPKPGLAKLYGRWAEGGIGLSMTGNIMIDRGALGEPKNVVLDEQSDLTEFKKWAEAGKKNGSHIWTQLNHPGKQIPNFIVDVPVAPSAIALTRGLEKGFNKPRALKEEEILVIIKKFATSAKLAKECGFTGVQIHGAHGYLVSQFLSPRHNQRDDQWGGSLENRMRFVLAVYSAIREQVGAGFPIGIKLNSADFMKGGFSEEDSMQVVKSLADAGIDLIEISGGTYESPEMMGANVKESTVQREAYFLDYAEKVRSQVDTPLVVTGGFRSSKAMQAALNSGATDFIGVARTTVVDPDFPNKLIADENHQQQLKKLTTGKPAIDKMAMLDITWYEAQLARMAKGKQPKPNLSEWGVFFGTLFNAGIYAFRKRRA; translated from the coding sequence ATGACAACATCAGTATCAGTACCACTAGGGTCTAGCTTTGCGCTAAAAAAAGGTCAGGAAATTAAAAACCGACTATTTAAATCAGCTATGAGTGAGCAATTGGGTACTCGTGAGCACAATCCTAAACCTGGTTTAGCTAAACTTTATGGCCGCTGGGCAGAAGGCGGGATTGGTTTGTCGATGACGGGCAATATCATGATTGATCGTGGCGCGCTGGGTGAACCTAAGAATGTTGTTTTAGATGAACAAAGTGATTTAACAGAATTCAAAAAATGGGCAGAAGCGGGTAAGAAAAATGGCTCTCATATTTGGACTCAGCTAAATCACCCAGGTAAACAGATTCCTAATTTTATAGTTGATGTGCCTGTTGCGCCTTCTGCAATTGCGTTAACTCGTGGTCTAGAAAAAGGCTTCAATAAGCCTCGCGCTTTAAAAGAAGAAGAAATTTTAGTCATTATCAAGAAGTTTGCTACCAGTGCTAAGCTTGCCAAAGAATGTGGTTTTACGGGGGTGCAAATTCATGGTGCTCACGGTTATTTGGTCAGTCAGTTTTTATCGCCACGCCATAATCAGCGTGATGATCAATGGGGCGGTTCATTAGAAAATCGTATGCGTTTTGTCTTGGCTGTTTATAGCGCTATTCGTGAGCAAGTAGGCGCTGGTTTTCCAATTGGTATAAAACTAAATTCAGCTGATTTTATGAAAGGTGGTTTCAGCGAAGAAGATTCTATGCAAGTGGTAAAAAGTCTTGCCGATGCAGGAATCGATTTAATTGAAATTTCTGGCGGTACTTATGAAAGTCCAGAGATGATGGGCGCAAACGTTAAAGAATCAACAGTTCAGCGCGAAGCCTACTTTTTAGATTACGCCGAAAAAGTGCGCTCACAAGTTGATACACCGTTAGTCGTGACGGGTGGATTCCGTTCGTCTAAGGCTATGCAGGCGGCGTTAAATTCTGGTGCAACTGACTTTATTGGTGTGGCGCGTACGACGGTGGTTGATCCAGACTTCCCGAATAAATTAATCGCTGACGAAAATCATCAGCAGCAGTTGAAGAAGTTAACCACGGGTAAGCCAGCTATTGATAAAATGGCGATGCTAGACATTACTTGGTATGAAGCTCAACTTGCGCGTATGGCGAAAGGCAAACAGCCTAAGCCTAATTTAAGTGAGTGGGGCGTATTCTTTGGCACGTTATTCAATGCAGGTATTTATGCATTTAGAAAGCGTCGTGCTTAA
- a CDS encoding Alpha/beta hydrolase domain protein has product MIKQDVICYEKEDVVKRNNINITGGGEKTVLLAHGFGCDQNMWRFMLPELEKQFTVIVFDYVGSGQSDLESFSTKRYSSLEGYAKDVEEILVALDLVNVSIIGHSVSSIIAGIASTHVGDRISDITMICPSPCFMNFPPDYVGGFERDDLEELINLMDKNYIGWANYLAPLVMGASHSSELIGELSGSFCTTDPIVAKTFAKATFFSDYRSLLEDISTPALIFQSAKDSLASPEVGQYMAENIPNSQLELIQAEGHCLHMTDAGLITPLLIHFIQNNQTRA; this is encoded by the coding sequence ATGATCAAGCAAGACGTCATTTGCTACGAAAAAGAAGATGTAGTGAAACGGAATAATATCAATATTACTGGCGGTGGTGAAAAGACAGTTTTATTGGCGCATGGTTTTGGTTGTGATCAAAATATGTGGCGTTTTATGCTGCCAGAATTGGAAAAGCAGTTCACCGTTATTGTGTTTGATTATGTTGGCTCGGGTCAGTCTGATTTAGAAAGCTTTTCAACAAAAAGATATTCAAGTCTTGAAGGTTATGCAAAAGATGTCGAAGAGATATTAGTTGCATTAGATTTAGTCAACGTCTCGATTATTGGTCACTCTGTTAGCTCTATCATCGCGGGTATTGCATCAACTCATGTTGGTGATCGAATTTCAGACATTACTATGATCTGTCCATCGCCATGCTTTATGAATTTTCCGCCTGATTATGTGGGTGGCTTTGAACGCGATGATTTAGAAGAGCTGATAAACTTGATGGACAAAAATTATATCGGCTGGGCTAATTATTTGGCACCACTGGTTATGGGGGCGAGTCATTCTTCTGAGCTTATTGGCGAGTTGTCAGGCAGCTTCTGCACCACAGACCCTATAGTGGCGAAAACGTTTGCCAAAGCGACATTTTTTTCCGACTACCGATCGTTGTTGGAAGATATTTCCACACCTGCGCTTATTTTTCAAAGTGCCAAGGATTCTTTGGCTTCACCAGAGGTTGGTCAGTATATGGCTGAAAATATACCCAATAGCCAGTTAGAATTAATTCAAGCCGAAGGCCACTGCCTACATATGACAGACGCAGGTTTAATTACTCCGTTACTCATCCATTTTATTCAGAATAATCAGACTAGGGCGTAA
- a CDS encoding Patatin family protein, producing the protein MSYSAAKANQQNQCLPTEPMNNTALVAEGGGQRGIFTAGVLDSWLNSGFNPFDLLIGTSAGAQNLSSYITCQKGFGRHSITSLSRDPRFFKLSRTFIGKHAVDLDWYFNQVDQAENKLNIGCGEERLKKRKLLFSATKADDRKATFFEPTRDNWLNVLKASSALPILYKKGVKIDDQYYVDGGLSAPIPVEEAYKRGAKRIVVIRTLPKDAAVQSPWAHKLKSLLCNTNRCPKVLDLITHHENAYQATLDFIEQPPKDIEIIQIYPEQVLASSLVGSSQESLNNDYDVGFKAGLNFLTRYENNYAPS; encoded by the coding sequence ATGTCTTATTCCGCAGCCAAAGCCAATCAACAGAACCAATGCTTGCCAACAGAGCCTATGAATAATACAGCACTGGTCGCTGAAGGCGGGGGTCAGCGCGGAATTTTCACGGCCGGGGTTTTAGATAGCTGGTTAAATTCTGGCTTTAATCCGTTTGATTTATTAATCGGCACTTCAGCAGGTGCGCAAAACTTATCGAGCTATATAACCTGCCAAAAAGGCTTTGGGCGTCATTCGATTACTTCGCTTTCAAGAGATCCACGATTTTTTAAACTTTCGCGCACCTTTATTGGCAAGCATGCTGTCGATTTAGATTGGTATTTCAATCAAGTTGATCAAGCAGAAAATAAACTGAACATAGGCTGTGGAGAAGAACGACTAAAAAAACGGAAACTGTTGTTTTCCGCAACCAAGGCCGACGATCGTAAAGCCACGTTTTTTGAACCCACCCGAGATAACTGGCTAAACGTATTAAAAGCGTCTAGCGCCTTACCCATTTTATATAAAAAAGGCGTAAAAATTGATGATCAGTATTACGTAGATGGTGGTTTATCGGCCCCAATTCCGGTAGAAGAAGCGTATAAGCGTGGCGCAAAACGGATTGTGGTTATACGGACATTGCCAAAAGATGCCGCGGTACAATCTCCATGGGCACACAAATTAAAGTCCTTATTATGTAATACAAATCGCTGTCCAAAGGTATTGGATTTAATCACCCATCATGAAAATGCCTATCAGGCGACATTAGATTTTATTGAACAGCCACCAAAAGATATTGAAATAATACAAATTTATCCCGAGCAGGTATTAGCCAGTAGCTTAGTTGGCAGCAGTCAAGAATCTCTAAACAATGATTATGATGTCGGTTTTAAGGCAGGATTAAATTTTTTAACACGCTATGAAAATAATTATGCGCCTAGCTAA
- a CDS encoding Diguanylate cyclase (GGDEF domain) with PAS sensor, producing MTSQLDSFLECFNSGHLVVNAKREISFSNQYMVNHLGWSQEALSEMSLGDIFSRASNIFIDSYVYPLLINEHCAEELQLTLITAKGDKIAVVANINLDQYQTTYWSLYGCANRDKLYQELIQAKELLEKQSEELLEMATVDSLTGLLNRRALDNRASKVLSQAKRSRSSVAVIIIDIDFFKVINDTYGHALGDDVLQYLGTLLLKKRRDHDIVARFGGEEFILVLPDVNEKNACKVAEAIRVDIETTQFKGISITVSIGVSLNKEDNNEFDVLFKEADSALYIAKKEGRNKSVLFKPSFLKPAI from the coding sequence GTGACTAGCCAATTAGATTCTTTTCTAGAGTGCTTTAATTCTGGCCACTTGGTTGTGAATGCTAAGAGAGAAATCTCTTTTAGTAACCAATACATGGTGAATCATCTTGGCTGGTCACAAGAAGCACTCTCTGAAATGAGCTTGGGTGATATATTTAGCAGGGCTTCCAATATTTTTATCGATAGTTATGTCTACCCGTTATTAATCAATGAGCATTGTGCGGAAGAATTACAACTGACTCTGATTACGGCTAAGGGGGATAAAATAGCGGTCGTCGCCAATATTAATTTAGATCAGTATCAAACCACTTATTGGTCGCTTTATGGTTGTGCCAATAGAGACAAGTTATACCAAGAACTTATTCAAGCGAAAGAGCTTCTGGAAAAGCAAAGTGAAGAGCTGCTCGAAATGGCAACTGTCGATTCCCTCACCGGTTTATTGAATAGAAGAGCGTTGGATAATCGAGCTAGTAAGGTGCTGTCTCAAGCAAAGCGAAGCAGATCATCGGTTGCGGTTATCATCATCGATATCGATTTTTTTAAAGTTATTAATGACACTTACGGGCATGCACTTGGCGATGATGTGTTGCAATATCTAGGTACTCTTTTGCTCAAGAAACGACGAGATCACGATATAGTGGCACGCTTTGGCGGCGAAGAGTTTATTTTAGTGCTGCCTGATGTTAATGAAAAAAATGCCTGTAAAGTTGCCGAAGCTATTCGGGTTGATATTGAAACAACCCAATTTAAGGGTATCAGCATCACCGTGAGTATTGGGGTGAGTCTTAATAAAGAGGATAACAACGAGTTTGATGTTTTATTCAAAGAAGCTGATTCTGCCTTATATATTGCGAAAAAAGAGGGGCGTAATAAGTCAGTGTTGTTTAAACCGTCCTTTTTAAAGCCTGCTATCTAA